In Acidaminococcus fermentans DSM 20731, one genomic interval encodes:
- the hisD gene encoding histidinol dehydrogenase, whose protein sequence is MKVYDERKSTAEEISRLLEKKSFDEVKLSPKVAAAVEKMFGRPLTAAEEVDIIVNDIRNKGDEALFEYTKKLDGADLRPATIRVTEEEFAEAEKAVDEKTMGAIRRAIANVRKFHEEQLPKTWLTPRAYGSFLGQKMTPVDSVGIYVPGGTAAYPSSVIMNAVPAKVAGVPRIAMAAPAGRDGKMNPYVLATAKEIGITEIYKMGGAQAIAALAFGTETIPKVEKITGPGNIFVTLAKKAVYGHVDIDMLAGPSEILIVADKTADYQYLAADLLSQAEHDPLACAILITDDEDLAGKVAEEVEVQLQKLPRKEIAAQSLAVQGKIILAKDMDTVVEMANISAPEHMEINTREPFALVPRIRNAGAIFLGAYSPEPLGDYYAGPNHILPTGGTARFYSVLNVETFMKKTSIISYTKEALAEAADDIIAMAEAEGLQAHANAIRIRKGAL, encoded by the coding sequence ATGAAAGTCTATGATGAAAGAAAAAGCACGGCGGAAGAAATCAGCCGCCTGCTGGAAAAGAAATCCTTTGATGAAGTGAAACTGTCCCCGAAAGTGGCCGCCGCTGTGGAAAAGATGTTCGGCCGTCCGCTTACTGCGGCAGAAGAAGTGGACATCATCGTCAACGATATCCGGAACAAAGGGGATGAAGCCCTGTTCGAATACACCAAGAAACTGGATGGAGCGGATCTGAGACCGGCCACCATCCGGGTGACGGAAGAGGAATTCGCGGAAGCGGAAAAGGCCGTGGATGAAAAGACCATGGGGGCCATCCGCCGGGCCATTGCCAATGTGCGGAAGTTCCACGAAGAACAGCTGCCCAAGACCTGGCTGACGCCCCGGGCCTACGGGTCCTTCCTGGGCCAGAAGATGACGCCGGTGGACAGCGTGGGGATCTACGTGCCCGGCGGTACCGCCGCCTATCCCTCCAGTGTGATCATGAATGCGGTGCCCGCCAAAGTGGCCGGGGTGCCCCGGATCGCCATGGCGGCTCCCGCCGGCCGGGACGGGAAGATGAATCCCTATGTGCTGGCCACGGCCAAGGAAATCGGCATTACGGAAATCTACAAGATGGGCGGAGCTCAGGCCATTGCCGCCCTGGCTTTTGGGACGGAAACCATTCCCAAAGTGGAAAAGATCACCGGCCCCGGGAACATTTTCGTGACCCTGGCCAAAAAGGCCGTCTATGGACACGTGGATATCGATATGCTGGCAGGGCCCAGTGAAATCCTCATTGTGGCGGACAAAACCGCGGATTACCAGTACCTGGCGGCAGATCTCCTGAGCCAGGCGGAACACGATCCCCTGGCCTGCGCCATCCTGATCACCGATGACGAAGACCTGGCGGGCAAAGTGGCGGAGGAAGTGGAAGTCCAGCTCCAGAAGCTGCCCCGGAAGGAAATTGCCGCCCAGTCCCTGGCGGTGCAGGGGAAGATCATCCTGGCCAAAGATATGGATACGGTGGTGGAGATGGCCAACATTTCCGCTCCGGAACACATGGAAATCAACACCAGGGAACCTTTTGCCCTGGTGCCCAGGATCCGGAACGCCGGTGCCATTTTCCTGGGAGCCTATTCTCCGGAACCCCTGGGAGACTATTACGCCGGCCCCAACCACATCCTGCCCACCGGCGGTACGGCCCGGTTCTATTCCGTGCTGAATGTGGAAACCTTCATGAAGAAGACCAGCATCATCTCCTATACCAAAGAAGCCCTGGCGGAAGCCGCTGATGACATCATCGCCATGGCCGAAGCGGAAGGACTCCAGGCACACGCCAACGCCATCCGGATCCGGAAGGGGGCTCTGTGA
- a CDS encoding pyridoxal phosphate-dependent aminotransferase, whose amino-acid sequence MSEILARESLSRIEDYQVETVPDADIVVNANETNWDMTPEIRLELGTRLAEHAFNRYPSMHGEDLCQAIADRLGFDPAQVAIGNGSSELLEKACYAFGGAGRKIASATPSFSMYQTYAILADSEPVLFPLTADGFVDPEGVIAFCREEKPALIIICNPNNPTGNFNPRAAMEKIIRNVECPVIMDEAYMEFAVEEGKMEELSTLDLVNEVDNLLVLKTFSKAYGLANLRIGYGVGSAAVMKVLKKVLLPYTVNGISILAAELLFSKPEVLRERVEAVVSGRRYLREQLEALDFRVLPSATNFLLALPAGKVLDKLADKASAADLPGGEKAMAAGGFLFKELLARKVLVRNYSQNPRLPGGLRISVGTAAENPLIIEAIRDIIL is encoded by the coding sequence ATGAGCGAGATTCTTGCCCGGGAAAGCCTGTCCCGGATTGAAGACTATCAGGTGGAAACTGTACCTGATGCAGATATTGTTGTCAATGCCAATGAAACCAACTGGGATATGACCCCGGAAATCCGTTTGGAACTGGGGACCCGTCTGGCGGAACATGCCTTCAACCGGTATCCGTCCATGCACGGGGAGGACCTGTGCCAGGCCATTGCCGACCGGCTGGGGTTCGATCCGGCCCAGGTGGCCATCGGGAACGGCTCCAGCGAACTGCTGGAAAAAGCCTGCTATGCCTTCGGGGGCGCAGGCCGAAAGATTGCTTCCGCCACGCCGTCCTTTTCCATGTACCAGACCTACGCCATCCTGGCGGACAGCGAACCGGTGCTGTTCCCGCTGACGGCGGACGGGTTCGTGGATCCGGAGGGAGTCATCGCATTCTGCCGGGAAGAGAAGCCGGCCCTCATCATTATCTGCAATCCCAACAATCCCACGGGGAACTTCAATCCCAGAGCCGCCATGGAAAAAATCATCCGGAACGTGGAGTGCCCAGTGATCATGGACGAAGCCTATATGGAATTTGCCGTGGAAGAAGGGAAGATGGAAGAACTGTCCACCCTGGACCTGGTCAATGAAGTGGACAATCTGCTGGTGCTGAAGACCTTCTCCAAGGCCTACGGCCTGGCCAATCTGCGGATCGGCTACGGAGTGGGCAGTGCAGCCGTGATGAAGGTCCTGAAGAAGGTGCTGCTGCCCTATACGGTGAACGGGATCTCCATCCTGGCGGCGGAACTGCTGTTCAGCAAGCCGGAAGTGCTCCGGGAACGGGTGGAAGCGGTGGTCAGCGGCCGCCGGTACCTGCGGGAACAGCTGGAAGCCCTGGACTTCCGGGTACTGCCCAGCGCCACCAACTTCCTGCTGGCCCTGCCGGCGGGGAAAGTCCTGGACAAACTGGCGGACAAAGCCAGTGCGGCGGATCTGCCCGGCGGGGAAAAGGCCATGGCAGCCGGCGGATTTCTGTTCAAGGAACTGCTGGCCCGGAAGGTGCTGGTACGGAACTACTCCCAGAATCCCCGGCTGCCCGGGGGCCTGCGGATTTCTGTAGGCACGGCGGCAGAAAATCCCCTGATCATTGAAGCCATCAGGGATATCATTCTGTAA
- the hisB gene encoding imidazoleglycerol-phosphate dehydratase HisB: MRQGKVERNTKETRILVELDLDGTGKADISTGVGFLDHMLTLLAVHSFMDLKVRAQGDLEVDCHHTVEDVGIALGQAIAQALGDKKGIHRYGSFLLPMDEALAEIALDFSGRPYLVWNADLIPRVTLGNFDTEMGEDFFRALAMNCGLTLHINVPYGKNTHHMLEAIFKGVARAMSQAVALDPRVHGVMSSKGAL, from the coding sequence ATGCGGCAAGGGAAAGTGGAACGGAATACGAAAGAAACCCGGATCCTGGTGGAACTGGACCTGGACGGCACCGGAAAGGCGGATATTTCCACCGGTGTGGGCTTCCTGGATCATATGCTGACTCTTCTGGCGGTCCATTCTTTCATGGATCTGAAGGTGCGGGCCCAGGGGGACCTGGAAGTGGACTGCCACCATACGGTGGAAGATGTGGGCATCGCCCTGGGCCAGGCCATTGCCCAGGCTCTGGGGGACAAAAAAGGCATCCACAGGTACGGCAGCTTCCTGCTGCCCATGGATGAAGCCCTGGCGGAAATCGCCCTGGACTTTTCCGGCCGGCCCTACCTGGTGTGGAATGCAGACCTCATTCCCCGGGTGACCCTGGGGAACTTCGATACGGAAATGGGCGAGGATTTCTTCCGGGCCCTGGCCATGAACTGCGGCCTGACCCTCCACATCAACGTGCCTTACGGGAAGAACACCCACCATATGCTGGAAGCCATCTTCAAAGGCGTGGCACGGGCCATGAGCCAGGCGGTGGCCCTGGATCCCCGGGTGCACGGGGTGATGAGCAGCAAGGGGGCACTGTAA